From a single Mycosarcoma maydis chromosome 14, whole genome shotgun sequence genomic region:
- a CDS encoding putative Hsp70 family ATPase SSB2 translates to MSSEVPATPVDDTVYQGAIGIDLGTTYSCVGWWVNERVEIIANDQGNRTTPSYVAFTESERLIGDAAKNQAAMNPKQTVFDAKRLIGRRYDDPDVKKDMQHWPFTVIDKDGSPFIEVNYLGETKQFSPQEISSMVLTKMKEIAEAKIGKEVKKAVITVPAYFNDSQRLATKDAGSIAGLDVLRIINEPTAAAIAYGLDSKSSTEKNVLIYDLGGGTFDVSLLNITGGVFAVKATAGDTHLGGEDFDNALLDHFKKEFERKNKLDISGDARAVRRLRSACERAKRTLSSVTQTTVEVDSLFQGVDFQANITRARFEEINAAAFKGTIEPVAKVLKDSKIPADKVDDIVLVGGSTRIPKIQSLISEFFGGRQLNKSINPDEAVAYGAAVQAAVLTNQTSDKTADLLLLDVAPLSLGVAMQGDVFGVVVPRNTPIPCNKTRVFTTVEDNQTQVTFPVYEGERTQCKDNRLLGEFELTGIPPQPRGQAELLTTFEIDANGLLKVSAQEKITGRKANITITNSVGRLSSNEIEQMIKDAETFSKADKDFTAKHDAKNDLEAYVHSVEETISSPAANLKRPAKIQIEQELTKALELLEVQDASADEYRRASLRLKRSMQKAFGGR, encoded by the exons ATGTCCAGCGAGGTTCCTGCTACCCCCGTCGACGACACCGTCTACCAGGGCGCCATCGGTATTG ACCTTGGTACCACCTACTCTTGTGTCGGTTGGTGGGTCAATGAGCGTGTCGAAATCATTGCCAACGACCAGGGTAACCGCACCACCCCCTCGTACGTCGCTTTCACCGAGAGCGAACGTCTCATTGGTGATGCCGCCAAGAACCAGGCTGCCATGAACCCCAAGCAGACCGTCTTCGACGCCAAGCGTCTCATCGGTCGCCGATACGATGACCCTGACGTCAAGAAGGACATGCAGCACTGGCCCTTCACCGTCATTGACAAGGACGGCTCCCCCTTCATCGAGGTCAACTACCTCGGCGAGACCAAGCAGTTCTCCCCCCAGGAGATTTCCTCCATGGTCCTCACCAAGATGAAGGAGATCGCCGAGGCCAAGATTGGCAAGGAGGTCAAGAAGGCCGTCATCACCGTCCCCGCTTACTTCAACGACTCGCAGCGTCTCGCCACCAAGGATGCTG GTTCCATCGCTGGTCTCGATGTCCTCCGTATCATCAACGAGCccaccgctgccgccaTCGCCTACGGTCTCGACTCCAAGTCGTCGACTGAGAAGAACGTCCTCATCTACGATCTCGGTGGAGGAACTTTCGATGTTTCGCTCCTCAACATCACCGGTGGTGTTTTCGCCGTCAAGGCCACCGCTGGTGACACCCACCTTGGTGGTGAGGACTTCGATAACGCCCTTCTTGACCACTTCAAGAAGGAGTTCGAGCgcaagaacaagctcgacatctCGGGTGACGCCCGTGCTGTTCGCCGTCTCCGTTCAGCCTGTGAGCGTGCTAAGCGCACCTTGTCGTCGGTCACCCAGACCACCGTCGAGGTTGACTCGCTCTTCCAGGGTGTCGACTTCCAGGCCAACATCACCCGTGCGCGATTCGAGGAGATCAACGCCGCCGCCTTCAAGGGTACCATTGAGCCCGTCGCCAAGGTGCTCAAGGACTCCAAGATCCCCGCCGACAAGGTCGACGACATTGTGCTTGTCGGTGGTTCCACCCGTATCCCCAAGATCCAGTCGCTCATCTCCGAGTTCTTCGGTGGCCGCCAGCTCAACAAGTCGATTAACCCCGACGAGGCTGTCGCCTACGGTGCCGCTGTCCAGGCCGCCGTGCTCACCAACCAGACCAGCGACAAGACCGCCgacctcctccttcttgatgTCGCTCCTCTTTCGCTCGGTGTTGCCATGCAGGGTGACGTGTTCGGTGTTGTCGTTCCGCGTAACACCCCGATCCCATGCAACAAGACGCGTGTCTTCACCACCGTTGAGGACAACCAGACTCAGGTCACCTTCCCCGTTTACGAGGGTGAGCGAACTCAGTGCAAGGACAACCGTCTCCTTGGTGAGTTCGAGCTGACTGGTATTCCCCCTCAGCCCCGTGGTCAGGCCGAGCTCCTGACCACCTTTGAGATTGACGCCAACGGTCTGCTCAAGGTCTCCGCTCAGGAGAAGATCACTGGTCGCAAGGCCAACATCACCATTACCAACTCGGTGGGTCGCCTCAGCTCcaacgagatcgagcagatgATCAAGGACGCCGAGACCTTCTCCAAGGCTGACAAGGACTTCACTGCCAAGCACGATGCCAAGAACGACCTCGAGGCATACGTCCACTCGGTCGAGGAGACCATCTCGAGCCCCGCCGCCAACCTCAAGCGCCCCGCCAAGATCCAGATTGAGCAGGAGCTTACCAAGGctcttgagcttcttgaggtGCAGGACGCTTCGGCTGACGAGTACCGCCGTGCTTCGCTCCGCCTCAAGCGCTCCATGCAGAAGGCTTTCGGTGGTCGTTAA
- a CDS encoding mitochondrial 37S ribosomal protein uS2m (related to MRP4 - mitochondrial ribosomal protein, small subunit), which translates to MASPIASTSRTTLGSLSRSSVYSRAALPCSTVRARSLSSEVLQPSVPVAADMDAATAVHSQATPTQTQTTTEDASETRRLRRTVMNQLSDLGSTQTRATSFRPHKLRLNPVDAHKLTLSHLVASTAQVGHSLSSLKAANQPYIYGQRHGVAIFDLERATLPALRRAASVVKAVAERDGVILFVGTRPGQQAAVLAATKRLAGNGFHVTAERWMPGVITNAPKLLASAILKSLHDLDPTGTANTNRLASQTLQPDLVIVLNPIENSFAIREATQANIPTIAITDSDVDPRCVTYPIPANDDSIRSVELIIGVLSKAGEDGLKVRAKKLDEADKIERKVNRTLQRRVEGANFDPRTRSASSQTTRDPEEDDD; encoded by the coding sequence ATGGCCAGCCCCATTGCCAGCACATCCAGGACAACCCTCGGCAGCTTGTCGAGGAGCTCCGTTTACTCGAGAGCTGCTCTACCTTGTTCCACCGTCCGTGCTCGCAGTCTCTCGAGCGAGGTTCTTCAGCCCTCGGTTCCTGTTGCAGCTGATATGgatgcagcaacagcggTGCATTCACAAGCAACTCCAACCCAAACCCAAACCACTACCGAGGATGCATCCGAAACACGTCGACTCAGGCGCACCGTCATGAACCAACTCTCCGACCTCGGCAGCACACAGACGCGCGCTACTTCGTTCAGACCGCACAAGCTTCGACTGAACCCTGTGGATGCGCACAAGCTCACCCTcagccacctcgtcgcGTCTACCGCGCAGGTCGGTCACTCTCTGTCATCACTCAAAGCTGCGAACCAGCCTTACATCTACGGTCAGCGTCATGGTGTGGCCATTTTCGACCTCGAGCGCGCTACGCTGCCCGCTCTgcgccgagctgcttcgGTGGTTAAAGCCGTCGCCGAGCGCGATGGTGTGATTCTGTTTGTTGGCACTCGCCCCGGTCAGCAGGCAGCTGTGCTCGCGGCTACAAAGCGTCTTGCTGGTAACGGTTTCCACGTCACTGCCGAGCGATGGATGCCTGGTGTCATCACCAATGCTCCCAAACTGCTCGCTTCGGCTATCCTCAAATCTTTGCACGACCTCGATCCCACTGGTACCGCAAACACCAACCGACTTGCCTCGCAAACACTTCAGCCTGACCTCGTCATTGTTCTCAATCCCATCGAAAACTCGTTTGCCATCCGAGAGGCTACACAGGCCAACATCCCCACTATCGCCATCACCGACTCGGACGTCGATCCCAGGTGCGTCACATACCCGATCCCAGCCAACGACGACTCGATCCGCAGCGTCGAATTGATCATCGGTGTTCTCTCCAAGGCAGGAGAGGATGGTTTGAAGGTCAgagccaagaagctcgacgaggccgatAAAATCGAGCGCAAGGTCAACAGAACTCTCCAGAGGCGTGTAGAAGGTGCCAACTTCGATCCACGAACCAGGTCTGCATCCAGCCAAACCACTCGTGATCCTgaggaggacgatgacTAA
- a CDS encoding uncharacterized protein (related to STE6 - ABC transporter): MASDKVKACKRPSISTSSSSKRTKPSIRLLFSFLTPQDAVLFLVPALLLSIVVGALPTVMSKVIGKAFDEFTAYNPASLPPSSILPSVHHDFLGKILTSVYALLALSAVTLVISTVCVSVWICLGERTASRVRRSLFASVMSKKMAWYDTGLGLTSEQDGVEISPAGLMTKTARECDDLRVAVSRELGNVVQHLTTAIASLVLALYTCWILTLVILASIPVVLILTIVTEIAAAPWMQRERVSTSHATSMVERAVEAINTVKAFNAQTKESNRFQAELRQGCTSYRRTLLWWALRYGATGGMVFATFVQGFWFGSHLVSKGKITPGQVMTVFMSSLLVSSTLNEIVQALSYLDKGKLGAANLINLIESTDTALSQDRGGVEPCSHNTASKRSSAYTEDKTSAHTRIHDSRTSLAVSVAPTTSMVDILEYNPRLAKAVPMPIEAIPSTPSPGILSPDKFTHRASPFHSATRPARRGGVQGLRRIIPSYCQGEIHFRNVSFSYPSRPDTSALDRVDLYFAPAEMTYVVGGSGSGKSTIAQLLLRLYEPTTGTIQIDDQTIEFLDPHWCHQHIGAVSQDAIIFDMSVHDNVALGLVGKLDTQVAADTGVPQVEREAIESACRLALLHEFVRDLPDGYETMLGAKATALSGGQKQRLAIARARLRDPSILILDEATSALDPTTRHLVYEAIKTWRRGKTTIVITHDLSQIDREDFLYLLENGRVVQQGYRSDLEDKQGLFRTMSLQQSRQQDQARQAPTEQVEHPHAQGISMMATLDESSTQPPRRKYLSKLGWERESRILSEHLSLLFSPKLDGAPSHLKPLKLAERQAMNSYFEQAETLKAFGSSASNRRARTATVERKKWEAGALANVSTPSTHLKTVLDAPDNTDTEGLSNKAPTMRQVWGILWRTIPSQALLIIGILLCIISGTLTPVFSYLLAQLLSTMGRPNQDSAVLKWSLLVLLVALLEGIFAFTRFLLMELLADEWIYRLRSSSYGNVVSQDRTFFDRRSNSAARICQSIIKDAEDARNLVGQIIGQLALITSMISLGIIWALVVGWKLTLAGVAFGPVFLVATLVQSRVVAFYEARNKLKREAVSERFHAMVLHMRAIRSMGLETVFDRAYQLTVEDAQRSGMRSSVFSGFGHGLSDALTYMAEALIFYVGSRLMISGEYDFQRMMQVFNLIIFAVTFAAQMLTFLPGFSKSVKALADLDRLLKLTGAGVSGTEAKGDLTSHVRGGIEFRDVEFAYDGRADVKVLDGVQFAISAGECVAIVGVSGCGKSTVAALLQKLYEPDSGSILVDGVPICQLSTPWLREHISVVGQNASLFDLSIAENIAYGVNSTTDDQAPRRLSQALMDQVEQSARAANAHSFISCLPSAYSTSVGGGSSCKLSGGQAQRLAIARALMRTRAKILILDECTSALDVANQRVIVETLLSPNAELKKRRMTTLVITHNVDMMSKCDRILVLKHGKVVEHGRWDDLVAMPRGYFASLTRGGEWTG; this comes from the coding sequence ATGGCCTCAGACAAGGTCAAAGCATGCAAGCGTCCATCGATATCcacatcgtcatcatccaaACGCACCAAGCCATCCATCCGGCTTCTCTTCAGCTTCCTCACACCACAAGATGCCGTTCTTTTCCTTGTACCTGCTCTTCTCTTGtccatcgtcgtcggcgcaTTGCCAACAGTCATGTCCAAAGTCATCGGTAAAGCCTTTGACGAATTCACCGCCTACAACCCCGCGTCTTTGCCACCCTCCTCCATCCTGCCCTCGGTGCACCACGATTTCCTCGGCAAGATCCTCACCAGCGTCTACGCGCTTCTCGCGCTATCAGCAGTGACGCTGGTCATCAGCACCGTGTGCGTCTCGGTATGGATCTGCTTGGGCGAGCGCACCGCTTCTCGAGTACGTCGTTCCTTGTTCGCCAGTGTCATGTCCAAGAAGATGGCGTGGTACGACACGGGTCTCGGGCTGACCTCGGAACAAGACGGAGTGGAAATCTCGCCCGCTGGTCTCATGACAAAGACTGCTAGGGAGTGCGATGATCTGCGCGTAGCTGTATCGAGAGAGCTTGGAAACGTGGTTCAGCATCTGACCACCGCGATAGCGAGTctggtgctggcgctgtATACGTGCTGGATCTTGACATTGGTGATTTTGGCTTCGATTCCCGTAGTGCTCATCCTCACCATTGTAACCGagatcgctgctgcgccttgGATGCAGCGCGAACGAGTCAGCACTTCGCACGCAACGTCGATGGTCGAACGCGCAGTCGAGGCGATCAACACGGTCAAAGCGTTCAACGCGCAAACCAAGGAATCCAATCGATTTCAGGCAGAATTGAGGCAAGGCTGCACGTCTTACAGACGAACGCTGCTTTGGTGGGCGCTCAGATACGGCGCTACAGGTGGAATGGTGTTTGCCACGTTTGTTCAAGGGTTCTGGTTCGGAAGCCATCTGGTCAGCAAGGGTAAGATCACTCCAGGACAGGTCATGACAGTCttcatgtcgagcttgttagtgtcatcgacgctcaacgAGATTGTTCAGGCTCTGTCGTACCTCGACAAGGGTAAGCTTGGCGCTGCCAACCTGATCAATCTCATCGAGTCTACTGACACCGCGCTAAGCCAAGACCGAGGCGGCGTCGAGCCATGCTCGCATAACACAGCATCGAAGCGTTCCTCAGCATACACGGAAGATAAGACATCCGCTCACACGCGCATCCACGACTCTCGCACGAGTCTCGCCGTCTCGGTCGCTCCAACAACATCGATGGTCGATATACTAGAGTACAACCCTCGCCTCGCCAAAGCGGTTCCCATGCCAATCGAAGCTATCCCTTCCACTCCATCACCCGGCATCCTGAGCCCAGACAAATTCACCCACCGTGCCTCTCCTTTCCATTCCGCCACCAGACCTGCCAGACGTGGCGGTGTACAAGGGTTACGCCGCATCATACCGTCTTACTGTCAAGGCGAGATTCACTTCCGTAACGTCAGTTTCAGCTACCCGTCTCGTCCCGACACGTCTGCCCTCGACCGCGTCGATCTGTACTTTGCACCTGCAGAAATGACGTACGTTGTTGGCggcagcggaagcggcAAGAGCACTATtgctcagctgctgctacgTCTGTACGAGCCGACAACAGGTACAATTCAGATCGACGACCAGACCATCGAATTCCTCGATCCGCACTGGTGTCATCAACACATCGGAGCTGTTAGCCAGGACGCAATCATTTTCGACATGAGCGTTCACGACAACGTGGCGCTCGGTCTtgtcggcaagctcgataCTCAAGTAGCCGCAGATACAGGCGTGCCTCAAGTGGAAAGGGAAgcgatcgagtcggcgTGTCGTCTAGCACTGTTACACGAATTCGTGCGCGATCTACCAGATGGATACGAGACCATGTTGGGTGCAAAAGCGACAGCGTTGTCCGGAGGACAGAAGCAGAGACTTGCCATTGCAAGGGCGAGATTGCGCGATCCATCCATCTTGAtcctcgacgaagccaCGTCGGCTCTCGACCCTACAACACGACACCTCGTATACGAAGCAATCAAGACTTGGCGTAGAGGTAAGACGACAATCGTCATCACTCACGACCTTTCGCAGATCGATCGTGAAGATTTCCTCTACCTACTCGAGAACGGGCGTGTGGTGCAGCAAGGGTACAGAAGCGATCTCGAGGACAAGCAAGGCTTGTTCAGGACTATGTCGCTCCAGCAGAGTCGTCAACAAGACCAAGCGCGACAAGCGCCAACCGAGCAAGTTGAGCATCCGCACGCACAAGGCATCAGCATGATGGCGACACTCGATGAGTCATCCACCCAGCCACCGAGAAGAAAGTATCTCTCAAAGCTAGGCTGGGAGCGCGAATCGCGCATCCTATCGGAACATCTCTCGTTGCTCTTTTCTCCAAAGCTCGACGGAGCTCCGTCGCATCTCAAGCCATTGAAGCTGGCCGAGAGACAGGCGATGAATAGCTACTTTGAGCAAGCTGAAACACTCAAAGCTTTCGGATCGAGCGCTAGCAATCGACGTGCACGCACCGCTACTGTTGAACGCAAGAAATGGGAGGCCGGTGCGTTGGCCAACGTATCAACTCCATCGACACACCTCAAAACTGTCTTGGACGCCCCGGACAATACGGATACGGAGGGCTTGTCGAATAAGGCACCGACAATGCGGCAAGTGTGGGGCATCCTTTGGCGAACCATCCCGAGCCAAGCACTTCTCATCATCGGTATCTTACTCTGTATCATTTCCGGAACCCTGACTCCGGTATTCTCGTACCTTCTGGCTCAGTTGCTCTCCACAATGGGTCGACCCAACCAAGACAGCGCGGTGCTCAAATGGAGCCTTCTCGTCCTGCTAGTCGCGCTCCTTGAGGGGATTTTCGCCTTCACGCGATTCCTGCTGAtggagctgcttgctgacGAATGGATCTATCGTCtgcgctcgtcctcgtACGGCAACGTTGTCTCGCAAGACCGAACGTTCTTCGACCGTCGTTCCAACTCGGCCGCGCGAATCTGCCAGAGCATCATCAAGGATGCCGAAGACGCACGCAACTTGGTTGGTCAGATCATCGGCCAACTCGCGCTCATCACGTCCATGATCAGCCTCGGAATCATTTGGGCTCTTGTGGTCGGCTGGAAACTTACTCTGGCCGGTGTAGCTTTCGGGCCCGTCTTTCTCGTAGCTACGCTCGTCCAGTCGAGGGTGGTCGCGTTCTACGAAGCGcgcaacaagctcaagagaGAAGCGGTCTCGGAACGCTTCCACGCCATGGTGCTGCACATGCGTGCAATCCGATCGATGGGTCTCGAAACCGTTTTCGATCGTGCGTATCAGTTGACGGTAGAGGACGCCCAACGAAGCGGTATGCGCTCGTCGGTGTTTTCAGGTTTCGGTCATGGATTGAGCGATGCACTGACATACATGGCCGAAGCTCTCATCTTTTACGTCGGATCAAGATTGATGATTTCAGGCGAGTACGATTTTCAAAGGATGATGCAGGTGTTTAACCTGATCATCTTTGCGGTGACATTTGCGGCTCAGATGTTGACGTTCCTGCCAGGGTTCAGCAAGAGCGTCAAGGCGCTGGCTGATCTGGATCGGCTCTTGAAGCTGACCGGCGCAGGAGTGAGTGGTACGGAAGCCAAGGGAGACTTGACCAGCCATGTGCGAGGTGGGATCGAGTTTCGAGATGTCGAATTTGCCTATGATGGTAGGGCCGACGTGAAGGTGCTCGATGGCGTGCAATTCGCGATTTCTGCAGGCGAATGCGTGGCGATCGTCGGAGTGTCTGGATGTGGTAAGAGCACGGTAGCCGCTTTACTACAGAAGCTGTACGAACCCGACTCTGGTTCGATCCTGGTGGACGGTGTGCCGATTTGTCAGCTCTCGACACCTTGGCTTCGCGAACACATAAGTGTCGTCGGCCAGAATGCCAGCCTGTTTGATCTCTCGATTGCGGAAAACATTGCGTACGGCGTCAACTCTACGACGGACGATCAAGCACCACGGCGCTTGAGCCAAGCTTTGATggaccaagtcgagcagTCCGCGCGCGCAGCCAACGCGCATTCGTTCATCAGCTGTCTACCCTCGGCCTACTCGACGAGCGTCGGCGgtggctcgagctgcaaacTCTCGGGTGGTCAAGCGCAGCGTCTTGCCATAGCGCGTGCACTCATGCGCACCCGTGCCAAGATCCTGATCCTCGACGAATGCACTTCGGCCCTCGACGTAGCGAATCAGCGCGTGATCGTCGAAACCTTGCTCTCGCCCAACGCCGAGCTGAAAAAGAGGCGCATGACGACGCTCGTCATCACGCACAACGTGGATATGATGAGCAAGTGCGACAGAATCCTCGTTCTCAAGCACGGCAAAGTGGTGGAACACGGTCGATGGGATGACTTGGTGGCCATGCCCCGTGGCTACTTTGCTTCGCTCACCCGAGGTGGTGAATGGACTGGTTAG